A genome region from Chryseobacterium sp. G0186 includes the following:
- a CDS encoding rhodanese-like domain-containing protein, protein MSLIEIIQSGNYELIDVREPMELEMDGNIDGAKNIPLGEVEDRQDEILSIEKPVILFCRSGNRSGKALEYLNSQGLKDGYNGGGWAELKAVLEANRGTF, encoded by the coding sequence ATGTCTTTAATAGAAATAATACAATCTGGAAACTATGAATTGATCGACGTTCGTGAGCCAATGGAGCTTGAAATGGACGGAAATATAGATGGTGCTAAAAATATTCCCCTAGGAGAAGTAGAAGATAGACAGGACGAGATTCTATCCATCGAAAAGCCGGTAATTCTATTCTGCAGAAGTGGAAACAGAAGTGGAAAAGCATTAGAATATCTTAATTCACAAGGATTAAAGGATGGTTATAACGGCGGAGGCTGGGCTGAGCTAAAGGCTGTTCTTGAAGCAAATAGAGGAACTTTTTAA